The Coregonus clupeaformis isolate EN_2021a chromosome 18, ASM2061545v1, whole genome shotgun sequence genome has a segment encoding these proteins:
- the LOC121587476 gene encoding spindlin-Z-like, producing MKTPFGKTPGQRPRADGGNTGVSANLIKKKNSHKKQKNNVGPSKPIAQPRRNIVGCRITHQWKEDTKLSQWNGTVLDQVPVNPSLYLIKYDGFDCIYGLELHKDERVQGLEVLPDRVAPARVSDAQLAETMIGKAVEHMFEQDEGPKEEWRGMVLARAPIMNTWFYITYEKDPVLYMYQLLDDYKEGDLRIMPDSNDSTPTEREPGEVVDSLVGKQVEYAKEDGGKRTGMVIHQVDAKPSVYFIKFDDDFHIYVYDLVKTS from the exons ATGAAGACCCCATTTGGGAAGACGCCAGGCCAGCGCCCCAGAGCTGATGGAG GGAATACTGGGGTATCTGCAAATCTGATCAAGAAGAAAAATTCCCACAA GAAGCAGAAGAATAATGTTGGTCCAAGCAAGCCTATTGCCCAACCCAGACGAAACATAGTGGGTTGCAGGATAACTCACCAGTGGAAGGAAGACACCAAGCTGTCCCAGTGGAATGGAACAGTTCTCGACCAAGTCCCTgtcaacccctctctctacctgatCAAGTATGATGGTTTTGACTGCATCTATGGACTTGAGCTTCACAAAGATGAGAGGGTGCAAGGCCTGGAGGTTTTACCAGACCGAGTTG CTCCAGCTCGCGTCAGTGATGCCCAGCTAGCAGAAACCATGATAGGCAAAGCAGTGGAGCACATGTTTGAGCAAGATGAAGGACcaaaggaggagtggaggggcATGGTGCTAGCACGGGCTCCCATTATGAACACATGGTTCTACATCACTTACGAAAAGGACCCTGTTTTGTACATGTACCAGCTCTTGGATGACTACAAAGAGGGGGATCTCCGGATAATGCCTGATTCAA ATGACTCGACCCCAACAGAGAGAGAGCCTGGAGAAGTGGTGGATAGTCTTGTTGGCAAACAAGTGGAATATGCCAAAGAGGATGGCGGCAAAAGGACTGGCATGGTTATCCATCAGGTTGATGCCAAACCGTCTGTGTATTTCATCAAGTTTGATGACGACTTTCACATCTACGTCTACGATTTAGTAAAAACGTCTTAG